Below is a window of Xiphophorus couchianus chromosome 1, X_couchianus-1.0, whole genome shotgun sequence DNA.
tgatcgGCCACAATGAAGAGTGTGTTTTAAAACGGAAGGCGTAGAATTTGAAATCTGAAGTATGGCATGCATTTATACTCGCCCTTTATTCTCATACTCCAAAATAAACTCTGAAACCACTGATTGCTTTCTTCAAACATGCAGAAATCAAGATGCACTTTAGCAACTGGAGATTTCTGCAGGTAGGCAAATTAAACACAACACCTGCAGGATGTGGTTATGCTGCCTCAGACTGAAGTTGCTGCTATGACTTCTTCCTGCGATAAATGATACTGATATGGGTGTAGCATAACACAAGGAACTCTGAATGAGTGTGTCTGAATAAtgtatttcaaaatgtcttattaAACCCTGATGAGGTTGAGACATGCGACACTGGAAATGCTTAAATATACTCATTAATCTCTGATCCTGACTTTGAACATCTGCAAACTCTGTGTattaatagtttgtttttagctttatttgGCCTCAGtccaaataaagttaaaaaataatttgaataggGAAATTTAAGAATGACATTTAATAGTTTTGGAGCAAAACACTGTCATCTAGTGTTACTGGGCAAGGAAGTTAAATCTACACCTTCAGCAAGCATCCATTATTTAAGAGTATATCTATGCAAATTATACCACTGAATGACTCATTTTCCTTCTATAAATATTAGATAAGAATTTAAATCTAGGGAGAAGGAagattcagatgtttttgtagAGATAACAGCCTGTTTTCCCTCAAGCTGAATGGCTTAACATGTTCTCTCATATGTCAAAAACCTTTTGCAAGGTTCTCTTACATATTTTCTGAGAGctgaatacaatttttaaaaaaacatatctaaCTTACTTTCCCTTCATTTAGGTGTTACTCTGAGTAAATCAGTTTgattaaattctaataaaatgtgCAGCTGTAATGTGAAAAGTATTAATACTGCAATACAgcacatggaaaaaaaacccaaatatagatatattttttaaaaaaagctaaaagaaatggCTTCAATATAAAACTAATTCCATggattttgatcatttctaagaaaattatttattacattaatttCAGTGTACAAATCATCTTCATTCAGCATTTCAACTCATTCTGTCCTCAGGTTCTATACAAAAAGTTTCCCTCTGCATCAAAGAAATCGTTCcccacctgcaccacaggcGCGGGTTTATCCATGTCCAGAATCTCCTCAAGGTCCTCCTCTGTCAGAACCTGCCCATCCCAGCTCTCCTCCcactcctcatcctcctctgttTCCTTTGTACTAAAACCATCCCCGTCTATTGTTGACCCCTTCACTCTAGCCTCTTTGTAAGTCCCAGCTGGCAGCTTTGCAGGCTGAACAGGAACAAGAGATGCTGAACCTTTACTTTGAAGCACCTGAGCCGGAGCAGTCTCAGAAATCAGAGCACCTTCTGTCTGTCTAGGTATGAGTGTAACTGGTGTTTGACTTTGAGGAAGCTTCAGTTTGTTCTCCTGCCTCCTGCTATCAGAAGGTAACACCTGCTGGCTGAGTCTAACCATCACTTTAGCATCCTGTTTGACTTTTCTGTTGGGAGAGGGAGTAAACTTGCTCTTCAGGACCCTCAGGATGACATCTTGGGGGACAGAGAAGCCCTCAGCGAGGCGCTCGATCGTCCACTCCTCTGGCTGCTCTTGcttcaaatatctgaaataagTGTGTGAAAAGTGTCAGCAATCTAAAGAGTCATGTTTGCTTTTGCTTCTACTAAACAAAAGTTATTTAGAGCCACAAAACCAATATTACTTTTTGTATAAGAGTAGAATCAACACTCACCATACACAGGTTTTGGTCTAATGGTAAAAATTCACCACAATTTTGCctctatttttaggtttttggtgaaaaaaaagtaGCGCACAcactacactgaaaaaaaagagaccatCACCTTATTTGCTCAATAGCATCCCACGTTAGTTTCCTCTGGGGGGCTCCTGGTGGAGTCATTTTCCTTCTTATCATATCAAACTTCACTGATCGCTGTCTCTTTTTCTCCTTGCTGAAAAGAAACATAAGATAAGCTGCTTACAATGATCACGTTTGCATTCAGAATatgttttgtggttgtaataatAATGTATAATGGTTCTTACTCCAGCACAGCCTGGAGCTTATCCTCCAGCCCCTCCAGCTCAGGCTCTACGTCATCGTTGAATCTGGACGTTTGTGGTCTGGTTCCGTCTCCGCTCACATGGTTCTGTCCCACCCAGACtttgctgctgcctctgctggAGAATCTGACGCCGTTTAAATAAACGGGGGAAGCCAAAGAGGGAGCAGAAAACCTAAAGAGGAGGCAGCAGACCTGAAACGGTCGGGCCATACTCATAGATGGACGGGCTTCATTCGAGTGCAATACTAACAAAAAGATTAGATTTGGTCAGTTGGCAAAAACTAAGACGGAATGAACACAGAATAGTTTGCGATAATGCAAAGCGTGCGTTGATCTTATCTGAGAATAAACACGAGACTTGACTAAAGCTCAATGCCTCCTTCTGACTTCACATGCACTCTTCACAGTGTGACTACTTCCGCAAACACAGCTCAGTGCTATGAACTAATGCAAGGCTGCCACCTAGCGGTACGGAGGACAGTTAGTGTCTACAACATGAAATTGTAGTGCCAACATAAACCcgaaagaaattgattttagCCAGGTCCAAACGTGCCAAATTTGAATGAGCTTACAATTAAATAGATGACACGTGacattgaattaaataaatataaatatgcgaatacttatttaaatattaaacaacttgttgaataaattattgaatagaTGTAAATCActacaaaataatgaatgaaaagttaaaatagctaaaaatcACTTGAAAATTGTTTAAGTACTTTACTCTAATCTTCACCATTACATAATTTAAACTGTTAGTGTGATTCTGTAtgtcacaggtgtcaaactgtGACATAGGGCAGGGCAGTGGTGCAgggcaacttttagatgtgccgcTGCTGAATAGAGCGGCagacctgaacagaataattaggtcactAGTAAGGCTGtagagaacttatctacacaagaaggaggtaattaagctatttcattccagtgttttgtacatgtggcacatctaaaaactgcaggacagttgcccttgaggactggagtttgacacccctgctctaaataGATCATGACCAGAGCTTGGTACTTAGTTCAATTTATCTGAGTTGTttataatttatacatttataattaaCTGTTTCCATTGTAAATGGTAATGAAGgaaccataataataataataataataataataataataataataataataataataatacgtTTGAGAGATAAAACttagtatttttaataatttgattatttacattttcattttctttaatataacatttcaaaataaatctaataaattaattatttaatgtattgtgaCACCTTTGGtccttagttgttttttttttgtccgatTGTATCCTACATGTGAATGGAGAATTCACAGCAAATTAACAAACAGTGAACACCAAATAATGTCCATGCCAGGTATCAATATGTCACTACTACAAAACAACAATGCATATTGGTTgcagtaaaattttaatttaaaggcaCCTAATGATTGGCAAATGTAGCACCATCCAGTGGTAGGTAGGGGTACTGCACGTTTATACGTCCCCTGTAGTCATGTGTCACGCAGCTGCGCACCTCCTCCCAGCTGCCGTTGTTTCATTTGCGCCATTTTGTCCGCTCACTTTGTTGATTGGGTTTTAGCGAGCTGTACTGGAGCCAATCAGAGGGAAACCGGACAGTGAAGATACGGTAAGGGAGCCACGATTGAAGGCATTGGTAGTTGTCAGCACGGATTGGTTTGTCATGGACCAACCAAATTACTAACCCTGcttaatgcaagaaaaaaatttaatttgagaGTAATTTTGACCGCTGTGTCCGAGGACTTGTTTAGCCACAAAGACCTTCGTCTTCTCGTTCGGTGTTAGGCTACTGGGGGGAAAAACATGAGCTCCCTGCTGCACTAATGTTAGCctttgtgctaaaaggagtgtTAAACAAAGCGGCACTTCCCAATGAAGCCGTAAACTCATCAGCGGATGAGTATGCCAGCTAATGTTTGGTtacaatttgaaacaagaagcAAAACGCCCGACTTTCCACTTGAAGATAGCGAGCATCCATTTTGTGCTTTCTAGAATTCACCACAGCTAGCTCTCAAAGCCTTGTTAGCCCCATATTATTACAACAGTGAATAAAACGCGGATAAATATCGCCCTTCTTGTTCTCCTATGTTGTCCCAGAtataaaaattgtgttttaagatacattgttgaatttatttaagaTAAGTAGGCGTTGCgtgtttaaaattaaagcaaccAAACACggcagaaataaaaagataaagaacgACCTTTTTTTTACGAGATAATAATCAGCAAAAACAGTCATGTTTGATTGATACAATATCTGcttgaaatatgtatttttttaaatatgtgaatgtATTAATGACTGTATAACTGTACATGTCTTTGTCTCAGGAGGATTGATCATATTAAAGCATGGAGCAGTACACCACTGCCACCACTACAACAGGGGAGCAGATTGT
It encodes the following:
- the ngrn gene encoding neugrin; translated protein: MSMARPFQVCCLLFRFSAPSLASPVYLNGVRFSSRGSSKVWVGQNHVSGDGTRPQTSRFNDDVEPELEGLEDKLQAVLDKEKKRQRSVKFDMIRRKMTPPGAPQRKLTWDAIEQIRYLKQEQPEEWTIERLAEGFSVPQDVILRVLKSKFTPSPNRKVKQDAKVMVRLSQQVLPSDSRRQENKLKLPQSQTPVTLIPRQTEGALISETAPAQVLQSKGSASLVPVQPAKLPAGTYKEARVKGSTIDGDGFSTKETEEDEEWEESWDGQVLTEEDLEEILDMDKPAPVVQVGNDFFDAEGNFLYRT